A part of Miscanthus floridulus cultivar M001 chromosome 6, ASM1932011v1, whole genome shotgun sequence genomic DNA contains:
- the LOC136460535 gene encoding uncharacterized protein: MLMKAASSREPVPTGVFANDQHKPSVRYEGSKWANDGPSNPAPRADPPTAPSKPKVMELEEDPTADPDPLNDWRMLYLDYLLCDTLLMHKTEARQLACHANSFVLIEGKLYKRGHTGIL; the protein is encoded by the coding sequence ATGCTCATGAAAGCAGCATCTAGCCGAGAGCCAGTGCCGACGGGTGTCTTCGCCaatgatcaacacaagccctcggtgcgctACGAGGGGTCAAAATGggccaacgatggcccatctaatcCAGCCCCGAGGGCCGACCCGCCGACTGCTCCATCTAAacctaaggtcatggagcttgaagaggatccaacaGCAGATCCCGACCCTCTAAATGATTGGAGAATgctttaccttgactacctcctctgcGACACACTACTGATGCACAAGACAGAAGCTCGACAGCTCGCATGTCACGCCAACTCCTTCGTCCTtatagagggcaaactctacaaacggggccacaccgggatcctgtag